The proteins below are encoded in one region of Scyliorhinus torazame isolate Kashiwa2021f chromosome 8, sScyTor2.1, whole genome shotgun sequence:
- the nfkbiz gene encoding NF-kappa-B inhibitor zeta yields MIVDSENGGEQTSCMMMSSPINLGYFYQSSPAASEPSSPATPTSPQSDSESQSGASDGGTQSAAHSGRSQRRPFQGVRVKNPVKELLNNFRNTRKGSNLENYPPQLNSSEEQFSQIRSLLGGGKRSALENLTDTPPYKRSPVHASSYLLTPPQTPNSVENSDGAHKAEPRNDVNPDALQDIIKMLQNDTHPISLNTVQVNWTSFAKDDNVFQGERGVHRDCYMQDLQHTQLTPEQCQELQQFQVHSPLQLTVQHKGVQHFQGVDHSPNLQHVLNPGAVQWDQVSNEFPQLMENFQVHPNPLLSEEYAILEGQSVGGQPSSEFYIPGCSSLQPNIQEDVPHPASMYYPMQSPGKSFFQWQIEQEENKLSNLTQEQLISKDSDGDTLLHIAVAQGRRALAYVLGKKMAAINMMDVKEHNGQSALQVGVAANQHLIVQDLVSLGAQVNTSDRWGRTPLHVVAEKGFVQVLVAIEKGMALSYQHLNLEATNFDGMTALHCAVQAQNRVLHELQNKICRQPPSVEDQELAVKSKSLLETIKTLLQMGASIETLDRKSGRTPLHLAAEEANVDILRHILEQPTSLNVVNAKAYNGNTALHVAAGMQDRVSQVDAVRLLMRKGADPSARNLENEQPVHLVPDGARGEEVKRILKGKAVQSRMHLF; encoded by the exons ATGATTGTGGACAGCGAGAACGGCGGCGAGCAGACGAGCTGTATGATGATGTCGAGTCCCATCAACCTGGGCTACTTCTACCAGAGCTCCCCGGCAGCCAGTGAGCCGAGCTCTCCGGCCACCCCCACCTCGCCGCAGTCAGACTCCGAGTCTCAGAGTGGAGCCTCGGATGGGGGCACTCAGTCCGCAG CTCACTCTGGGAGGTCTCAGAGGCGACCCTTCCAAGGAGTTCGAGTGAAGAATCCAGTCAAGGAACTCCTTAACAATTTCAGGAACACCCGCAAAGGCAGCAACCTGGAAAATTATCCG CCCCAGTTGAATTCATCGGAAGAACAGTTTTCTC AAATAAGAAGTCTCCTGGGTGGGGGAAAAAGATCCGCTTTGGAAAATCTGACTGATACACCTCCTTATAAACGATCACCAGTTCATGCATCGTCATATTTGCTG ACTCCACCCCAGACACCCAACTCTGTTGAGAATTCAGATGGAGCCCATAAAGCTGAACCAAGGAATGATGTAAACCCAGATGCTCTTCAGGACATAATAAAAATGTTGCAGAATGACACCCATCCAATCTCCCTGAATACAGTCCAGGTCAACTGGACCAGTTTTGCCAAAGATGACAATGTTTTTCAGGGAGAAAGAGGAGTGCACAGAGACTGTTATATGCAGGACCTCCAACACACCCAGCTAACCCCTGAACAGTGCCAGGAATTGCAGCAATTCCAAGTCCATAGCCCTCTTCAACTCACTGTACAGCATAAAGGGGTTCAACATTTTCAAGGTGTAGATCATTCACCAAATCTCCAGCATGTACTTAACCCTGGAGCTGTCCAATGGGATCAGGTGTCAAATGAATTTCCACAGCTTATGGAAAATTTTCAAGTGCACCCTAACCCTCTTCTGTCTGAGGAGTACGCTATTCTTGAAGGCCAATCCGTGGGTGGTCAACCATCGTCAGAATTTTATATCCCAGGTTGCAGCTCCCTGCAACCCAACATTCAGGAAGATGTACCTCATCCTGCTTCTATGTACTATCCAATGCAATCTCCAGGCAAGTCTTTCTTTCAATGGCAAATTGAACAAGAGGAGAATAAATTATCCAACCTTACTCAAGAGCAACTTATTTCCAAAGACTCTGATGGTGATAC TCTACTGCATATTGCTGTTGCACAAGGCAGACGTGCTCTTGCATATGTCCTTGGGAAGAAAATGGCTGCGATTAACATGATGGATGTTAAAGAACACAATGGCCAG AGTGCTTTGCAGGTAGGTGTTGCTGCTAACCAACATCTGATTGTTCAGGATCTGGTCAGCCTTGGAGCACAAGTGAACACTTCAGATCGCTGGGGCAGAACACCGTTGCATGTGGTCGCAGAAAAGGGTTTTGTTCAAGTGCTTGTG GCTATTGAAaagggaatggcactaagttaCCAGCATCTCAATCTTGAAGCTACAAACTTTGATG GTATGACTGCTCTGCACTGTGCTGTTCAGGCCCAGAACCGTGTGCTGCATGAACTACAAAACAAAATTTGTCGGCAGCCTCCATCTGTTGAGGACCAGGAACTAGCCGTGAAAAGCAAGAGCTTGTTGGAAACAATTAAAACCCTTTTGCAGATGGGAGCATCTATTGAAACTCTG GATCGGAAGAGTGGTCGTACACCTCTGCACTTGGCTGCTGAGGAAGCAAATGTTGACATTCTGCGTCACATTCTCGAGCAACCAACCAGCCTTAATGTTGTAAATGCCAAG GCATATAATGGCAACACTGCTCTTCATGTCGCAGCGGGCATGCAAGACCGGGTTAGTCAGGTTGACGCTGTCCGACTTCTGATGAGAAAGGGCGCTGATCCGAGTGCCAGAAACCTGGAGAATGAGCAGCCAGTGCATCTGGTGCCAGATGGTGCAAGAGGAGAAGAG GTTAAGCGCATTTTGAAGGGGAAAGCTGTCCAGTCAAGAATGCATCTCTTCTGA